The following are encoded together in the Lathyrus oleraceus cultivar Zhongwan6 chromosome 3, CAAS_Psat_ZW6_1.0, whole genome shotgun sequence genome:
- the LOC127125661 gene encoding protein IN CHLOROPLAST ATPASE BIOGENESIS, chloroplastic, giving the protein MKISGGVLCGGGARSNAVPLFLSRRISSLHISSSSSISDHVSFVKDVAATQPPQHLSQLLAILKTRGDTIISPGAKQGLIPLAIPLSQNSSGAVTALLRWPTAPPKLEMPVVEVRKHGVWLLAKTVDQYIHRILVEEDAKNSQERNEELFNASADAGEKLYRKGDFAESGISNLDGYLLKEVGIFPDVLERKVKRHFEEGDQVSALVTGEFYAKKEHFPGFARPFVFNAEVMLRVGRKVEAKDAARGALKSPWWTLGCMYQDVANIAQWDDEQIEYIKEKVTEEGRQEDLKKGKAPAQVVLDEAAFLLDLASIEGNWDDYLEQIAKCYEEAELNDVAKFILYKS; this is encoded by the exons ATGAAGATCAGCGGCGGAGTATTGTGTGGTGGAGGTGCTCGCAGCAACGCCGTGCCTCTGTTTCTCAGCCGCCGCATATCTTCTCTTCacatctcttcttcttcctccATCTCCG ACCATGTTTCTTTTGTAAAGGATGTAGCTGCAACTCAACCGCCTCAGCATCTCTCACAACTCTTAGCTATCTTGAAAACCAGAG GTGATACAATTATTTCTCCGGGTGCCAAACAAGGTTTAATCCCCCTTGCTATTCCACTCTCACAAAACAGCTCTG GTGCTGTAACCGCGCTGCTGCGATGGCCTACGGCTCCACCCAA ATTGGAAATGCCGGTGGTGGAAGTGAGAAAACATGGAGTGTGGCTTTTAGCTAAGACG GTAGACCAATATATTCACAGGATATTGGTTGAAGAAGATGCGAAGAACAGTCAAGAGAGAAATGAAGAACTATTTAATGCTTCAGCTGATGCTGGGGAAAAGCTTTATAGAAAGGGTGATTTTGCGGAGTCTGGAATTTCTAACTTAGATGGTTATCTTCTAAAAGAG GTTGGTATATTTCCTGATGTCTTAGAGCGCAAAGTGAAGCGGCATTTTGAGGAAGGAGATCAG GTTTCAGCTTTAGTAACGGGGGAATTTTATGCAAAGAAGGAGCATTTTCCAGGATTTGCACGACCTTTTGTGTTCAATGCTGAGGTTATGTTGAG GGTTGGGCGTAAAGTAGAAGCTAAAGATGCTGCCAGGGGAGCTTTGAAATCACCATGGTGGACTCTAGGTTGCATGTATCAG GACGTTGCTAATATAGCCCAATGGGACGATGAGCAAATTGAGTATATTAAAGAGAAAGTGACTGAAGAGGGAAGACAAGAAGATCTTAAAAAGGGGAAGGCGCCTGCACAG GTTGTACTTGATGAGGCAGCTTTCTTGTTAGATTTGGCTTCTATTGAGGGAAATTGGGACGATTATTTGGAACAGATAGCCAAATGTTATGAGGAAGCAGAACTCAACGATGTTGCAAAATTCATTCTTTATAAATCGTAA